Genomic segment of Harmonia axyridis chromosome 6, icHarAxyr1.1, whole genome shotgun sequence:
ttcaaaaaggtttttggacatgttctattatttatagtgatatataaccatacgatgttgtaggtatatttttgaaatcagtaaaaatacaaaaaatgacacagaaatctgTTCTCATTTATTTTGAGTCATAGTTTCAGAATTAAAAATCCTGATAGAAAGACGATCAcgtcactggattctacgtaaaaaagtgcctgtataatgttttaatttcagagctctatcatcagagagtattagcagagatataaatgtttttcgatatcgtcatttttccaattttcgcttataactcgaaaacaatagGAGTTGGCCACAAAAGAATACTATTCTTATTTGTTTCttaaaaaaagagaatgagattggggtatcagattttgtctaactcttctgatttaaaagttgtaatactaaaacttcgaaatttgcccacccttcAATAATAAATGCGAAATTAATTAATATCTCACTGACAACAGTTCGCATAGAGATTTTCCTTgtcgatataaaataacaatttcaagcttcgcgCAAAGTTTCGTACTAATCGCAGCCACACTAAAAAAGACAGTCGCACGCTATCAATCCACATAATTAATCAATTCTCAATATCAATATACCGGGTTTTTGTTGTTCCTCAATCTTTCTCCACCCTACCCGACATCTCGAGAAAGTAAAAACCGAATGACATCATCCATCACCAGACGCACCAAATACCTGCAGCAGTCGTTGTTGTCTGGTTACCCAGCCGCCTGCTGACTCGTTTACCGCCGCTCTGCGCTCACACAGTGACTCAGTAAGTTCGCCCGCGCGGGACATCACAGTCGGCTATCGGAATTCCAGCCATATCGAGCCGAAAAACGCACCGCGAACATGTCCACCCTAACCAGACGTTCCAGCGGGAACAGGGTCCCCGATTACAAGGACTACATGACCTTCGTGAGTGCCTACAGGAACGGGAAGAGAGATCCGGAAGCTGGGGATGATCAGACCTTCATCTTACCAACGAACGATTCCAAGAAGATGGTACCTGAGGTATCAGGCTTCAGCGCCGGGAAGGTCTGCGATTCCTACTCGTCTTTTTTGGAGAAGACCAAGACCAAGAAGTTCAGTTCAGTGAAACCTCCCTCAGTTATTTTGACACCAAACGAACCAGCTAACAAACAAACAGTGAAAgtgaaaactgaaatatttttagaaattaaCAACGAAGAAACTCCTAAAAAACTTGAATTTACGGTGGTGGATAAAAATGTGGAGTGCACCGACGAAGATACCATCGCGTCAGGACAAGTTGAGGCTAGGAAGAAAATGTTCGAAGGTAGGACAcaacaagaaaataaaattccaacAGTCACCAACGGAAaccaacaaaaaaacaaaatactcACCCTAAAACGAAAACTAGAATCAAACAATGCCAAACCAACAGAAACCAATCCCACAGTTGCACCAATAGAAACAATCAACAAAATACATTCAAAAACAGAAAACCCAACCCAAACAACAGTGACCGATGGAGTTCAAGCTCAAGAAATCCTCAACTTCCACTTGATAGAGAAAAGAAACAACGAACAACAAGCAGATGTAAGTAGCAAAGATCGACTAATAGACCAACTCAACGAAGCACTCAAATTCAAAACGTCTCTAACGTTAGAGACcgatataaaaaaagaaaccGAAGATACAAAAGTTGAGCTAACAACAGAAAACATTTGTGTGAAAAATATCCCCAAGGAATTCTCTTCAATCCCACCTCCACCTCCGCCAATGCCCAACGGTTTGAGAAAAACGCCTCCAACGTACAGAATGAATAAGGAGAACAACGACAACagagaaaaaaacaataaaagtcCACCCTTCAATGCAAACAACGAAACAGGTAAGCGAGATTTTTCAAATCGAAGGTTGAATTTATTCTGAAACTTGTAATTCTAATTTTAGATACCGAGATTTCTAAGAAGAACCAGAAGTCGTCTACGCTGGAAAGGACGAACCCCCTAGTGCGAAAACTTGCATATGGTGCGATGCTTGATATGTACGGGGCGTACCATGAAAAGGCTAACAGTTACGTATCTACGTTACCCAGACAGCACGTGAGGAAGGATAATGGACTTCAGAAAATCATCGACAGTATTGCGTGAGTAGAGCATTTTTTGAAGATATACTCGAATAAAACCTCTCGGCAATATGAAGAAAACCTTGTTAATTtctgttaataattttttaaattattttaactTAACTTTAATGAATTCCCTGTTTTATAGCGAAATTTTTCGAAACTCATGAAAATATCCCATGAATATTTTgccaaattttttcttttcttaattttttcgcCTTCCAAATTCGAAGATTTAGTTTAACTTAAAGAATCAATGTCTCAAGGATTTTCTTCCTGAACGATTCCAGAGAATGACTATTGCAAATGATTAACTCAAAACATCATAGGTAGAATTCGAGAGAAACGCTGAAGCTAAGTTAGGAGCTTTTACTCTTTATCAATGCTCAACTGAAAGAATATGTGAGTTTAATAAAAAGATCATCTATTCCGATACTGATTCAGAACAAAGCTGCTTGGCtacctaaaaaaatattttttcacataGAATACTCGAATTTCTGGATAATATTTTTATCGACTTCCTTTATACAAATACAGAATTTCAGTTGAATCTATTGCATAGTTTCTGGGGTATAGAAAATTacgtaaaaataaaattttacttcTATAACGAAGCGATCATCATGAAAGCCAcatcaaatattttattaagaATTATATTGTTAAATTTTCAACGAATCGTATTTTTTGGttcgtaaagggtgttttttttagagctatagaactttcaattccaataaaacaacgatggtttattcgattgacatgaattttatttatcctcaagataatcttgtggcattacattttaaatatgatttctggtataagaccgccacggctggctcggatgtagtccaatctggacgtccaattttcgatgattttttacaacatttgtggccgtatatcggcaataacacagcgaatgttgacttccaaatggtcaagggtttgtggcttatccgcatagaccaatgacttcacatagccccacagaaagtagtctagcggtgttaaatcacaagatcttggaggccaattcacaggtccaaaacgtgagattagacggtcaccaaacgtgtctttcaataaatcgattgtggcacgagctgtgtgacatgttgcgccgtcttgttggaaccacagctcctggacatcatggttgttcaattcaggaataaaaaagttagtaatcatggctctataccgatcaccattgactgtaacgttctggccatcgtcatttttgaagaagtacggaccaatgattccaccagcccataaagcgcaccaaacagtcagtttttctgggtgtttcgacatacacttgaggattagcttcactcctaatgcggcagttttgtttgttgacgtagccattcaaccagaagtgcgcttcatcgctaatggacgtagtgcgcaatacgtattccgcacagaaccattattttcgaaataaaattgcactatttgcaagcgttgttcaggcgtgagtctattcgtgatgaattgccaaaccaaactgagaataaatcacttgacagctgttaaatcggtctccatcttgaacagtaatgccaacttgaagttatatacctcgaaaaaaaacacccgttataacaaaAATTGCAGAAAAGCTATACTTCAGATATAATTGGGCAAAATAAAACATCATTAAATTACACAGACATATTCTCACTATCTTTaagcagaattgaatttgattacGGATTCTTGAACATTGGCTTGAATTGATTGCGGATTCTTGAACATTGGCTTGAATCTGACTGCTTGACACCATTTACAACTGAAAATTGAGCAAAAATAAGTCACACACCactttttttctcgttagtaccaagcttcgaAAGATGAGAGTCAAAATTGACAGAATTGAATCTGAATCGATATATTGATTTGTTGTTGAgtcaaaaaatgaataaaaacgagtttcgtgtttTGACAATGCTCCTTGAAGTTGCATGATGATTTTTGCATCGTTGGCGATGAAGAGAGCACATATCACaatgataaatttatttcaaatttttgtctCCTTATCTGTCCAAGCTAATTTCCAAATCGACCACATGCAGATAATTGTGGTTTTCATAGTTTGGTGCTAAAAACAACATTTAAACCGGATCGAAGTGAAATAGTTAACGTCATATCAAGATAGTATTCCACTCTGGTTAATCGACTCAAACTAGTGTTGAAAGAATAGTGCATCTTATTCACGAATTTTTTCTGGGTCTAAAAACtatacttttttcaaaattgtacGTCAACCTCatgtttttcaattccaataGAAAATAACACAGTGCAGAATTATCATTTTCATGACAACAAACCTTTTGATATCATCATTTAATTTCTTCTTAAAAAATGCGCCACTTTTCTATTACTGCAATAAATTAGGTAGGTAACAATGAGACTTCAGAAAttaagctcaaaattcgaaaataaacatAACATTTATACCATAATAGAACTCAATTCGAATTAAGGAATTTCGTACAGCTGATCACATCCATTTTCAAATATTAGGTTATAATTTATAATGACGAACACTTAAACACCATAATCAGTTGAAATTCGCTGTAATaggatttattgattttataatGGACTTCTGTGCTAAAATAAAGATTTCAAGGTTAGGAAGACATTCACAAACAGACAatgtaataatttaataattaaatattttcaagctttttgaaattcattctgaAGTGGAATTTTTTCGATTCAAATTATGGTCAGACTAGAGTTTTATAATGACAATTTGCATATGAGTTGCTTGTTTAGCAATGAACCAAACGAGGCTTAAAATTTTGGCATGAGACCTGCATATAAACAAGccataaattttaaatatgtgACTTCCGtgttgaatttgaatatgaactgCAATATTGAGTATGTATATCGTaccaaattatatttttgaatattcagttGGATAGATCAACGTTGTGTTTACGTTTAGAGAGACTGACGTTCTGctatattattttcgaaaataaacttttgGAATCGATCAAGGAAATTaataataagtattttcgataatattgttaatttaactaataaagaatattactcgttactttatgagcacacacaaaactattgtatttttgtccaccctgcacccattggaatcaacatgtgatacatttttggaatcagctcagctaaagtaatcggaaaattgagacaaaatgggggtgtcccatttgaaaaaatgacagTGACGTAATTTCTCgtaagtaattcaccctgtacattagattattattttaaaatacggtaaattaaaataaaaaatcgacgtgtttcaggattattttttaaaatggtctaaaatgaatttgttccatactttacggacacagtttaTAATAATCTttagataattaatatattcggtggccaccaaggtttCCGGATGTAACATCGTGAGATTTTTTACTTTGGTCACATTTAAAGACAGcatttatcaatttaaaaatgttggaaaaatctaacggtgtcaaatccggagaccttgatGGCcactgaatatattaattatctgaagttcatagattattatagataggcacttggtgGATGTGTCGAGTGAAAttaaaacttttgatgatttttatagtttgataagaaatttatatacatACATAACATTCACCCAAGAAGTCCCGGGCCTAAAAcgttaaaaaacattttttctttaaaatttgattttattcttCAACACCTTCCAGAGTGATACAAGAACTCCAAagctaacttttcaatactttttctgtagaaaaatttatctttgctttcgaaaaatATAGTCGAacattttctaaatttttctgCAAGTTCCATTCACTCACTTGTTAAGAACCATAATCGATTTTATTGTAGAATAAAATGTCTCAAATTttccgaataatcattcgattttagTATATATTTCCTCCAataattccatgaaaatataatgatcATTCCAATTTGCTGAGATCAATCAGAAAATCAGTTCCAAATCAAAATGAGTCATTGACAACGATCGAAtcgtttttttatacaatatttaatttttcatcaattttatagtgaACTTTCAATCAGATTTCAACTTGTTATTGATTGAGTGATTTAGCCTATCgagtaattattatttcatatcgaAATTTATGTGATCAAACACCTCAATAATGTTTTCACAACATCGCTTATCTGTCAGTTctcttgaatgaatatatagaATCACCATTCCATTTTGTCTACCTAGAGCTTTTGTATAACTATCGGATGTGTAGCCATATCTATCTCCTCTGATAAATTCCAAGTAGATGTGTATTCCTGGAAACCTGCTATAAACCTTGAATATCCTTTTTTATTGCAAGCTAATATTCATAGACATGACCGGAGTGGATTGAACGGAGTTGGTCATAACATATCATCGCTTTATCGAACGATAACAAACAAAATCGAGATGGCATAATCGAAATTATGGCACGTACAAATCGAATTTAGGATGGCATTGTG
This window contains:
- the LOC123682595 gene encoding uncharacterized protein LOC123682595 produces the protein MSTLTRRSSGNRVPDYKDYMTFVSAYRNGKRDPEAGDDQTFILPTNDSKKMVPEVSGFSAGKVCDSYSSFLEKTKTKKFSSVKPPSVILTPNEPANKQTVKVKTEIFLEINNEETPKKLEFTVVDKNVECTDEDTIASGQVEARKKMFEGRTQQENKIPTVTNGNQQKNKILTLKRKLESNNAKPTETNPTVAPIETINKIHSKTENPTQTTVTDGVQAQEILNFHLIEKRNNEQQADVSSKDRLIDQLNEALKFKTSLTLETDIKKETEDTKVELTTENICVKNIPKEFSSIPPPPPPMPNGLRKTPPTYRMNKENNDNREKNNKSPPFNANNETDTEISKKNQKSSTLERTNPLVRKLAYGAMLDMYGAYHEKANSYVSTLPRQHVRKDNGLQKIIDSIAAQGGLDKLSGRSNPKAENE